A stretch of DNA from Promicromonospora sukumoe:
CTCGTAGAGCTCCGGGTCCACGCGCTGCAGGGCCGCCATGAAGATGACCACGGGGTAGCCCATCTGCACCCAGATCAGCACGAGCATCACCGAGGGCAGGGCCGTGCTCGGGTCACCGAGCCAGTTGGGCGGCGTCTCGACGCCGATCCCGCGCAGGATCACGTTGAGCGCACCGGTCTGGGAGTTCAGGATCCAGTTCCACAGCACGCCCGCCACCGCGACGGGCAGGATCTGCGGCAGGTAGTACGTGGCCCGCAGCACGGAGGACACCCGCTCGCCGAAGCGCCGTCCGAGGTAGTCGAACAGCACCGCCGCGAGCACCAGGCCCAGCAGCGTGGGCACCAGCACCATCGCGACGATCATCGCCAGCGAGTTGCCGAACGACGTCCAGAACTTGTCGTCGCCCAGCAGGTCCACGTAGTTGCCCAGCCCGTTCCAGCGCAGCGGCGCCATGCCGCCGCGCCACTTGAACAGGCTGAAGTACACGTTGGTGACCAGCGGGTACCCGATCACCACGACGAACGCGACCGCGCCGGGCAGCAGGTAGGGCAGGTACCCCACCCACGGGGCCCGACGACGGCGCGTTCCGCGCGGTGCTCGCGGGCGGGTGTCCGCCCGCGAGCGCCGTTCGGTCAGGGCGGTGTCAGCCATCGAGCAGGTCGGCCTTGCCCTCGTCGTACGAGCCCTGCAGCCCGTCCAGCACCTCGGACGGCGTCTTGGACCGGTTCACCAGGGACTGGAGCTCGCTGACGATCACGTCGTAGTAGCCGGCCACGGGCCAGTCGGGGTAGTAGGCCAGACCGTCCTCGTCGAGGATCGCCTGGAAGTTCTCGGTGAGCTCGCGCGTGCGCTCGTCCTCGATCACGGAGGGGTCGCCCGCGACGGGCAGGCCGCCCTCGGTGGCCAGCACGTCCTGCACCTCGGGGCGCAGGGTGATGTCGATGAAC
This window harbors:
- a CDS encoding carbohydrate ABC transporter permease, with the protein product MADTALTERRSRADTRPRAPRGTRRRRAPWVGYLPYLLPGAVAFVVVIGYPLVTNVYFSLFKWRGGMAPLRWNGLGNYVDLLGDDKFWTSFGNSLAMIVAMVLVPTLLGLVLAAVLFDYLGRRFGERVSSVLRATYYLPQILPVAVAGVLWNWILNSQTGALNVILRGIGVETPPNWLGDPSTALPSVMLVLIWVQMGYPVVIFMAALQRVDPELYEAAELDGAGWWDRFRAITVPQIRPETFVVTLTCTVAALKVFGPIYVLTRGGPESSTLVPSYYSYLNFFDKSQVGYGSAIATVLTLVIVVVALVILGLQNRAERREREGV